One window of Clostridia bacterium genomic DNA carries:
- a CDS encoding acyl-CoA dehydrogenase family protein yields the protein MAFELTQEQKDLQRLAREFTEKEIIPIAQEYDEKEEVPWDLIPKAHAAGLMNLNIPVEYGGQGLDHVTELIVSEELSRGCAGIATMLGANGLAVTPILIAGTEEQKRKYLTYLCEKPRLAAFGLTEPDAGSDVASIATTATPDGNSYILNGVKHFITNGGIADLYTIFATVDRSRGVRGISAFIVPGDTPGLRMGKKERKMGIRASHTGEVILEEVRVPKENLLGNEGQGFRIAMQTLDRTRPGVGIQGVGIARAAYEAAVKYAKERIQFGKPIAANQAIQFMLADMAMLIDAARLLCWRAAWQIDAGNPSSLAGSMAKAFATDVAMKVTTEALQIFGGYGYMRDYPMEKYMRDAKIHQIFEGTNQIQRVVMSANILQGRL from the coding sequence ATAGCCTTTGAGCTGACCCAAGAGCAAAAGGACCTGCAGCGATTAGCCCGCGAGTTTACCGAAAAAGAAATTATCCCCATCGCCCAGGAATATGATGAAAAGGAAGAGGTGCCGTGGGATTTAATCCCCAAAGCCCATGCCGCCGGGCTCATGAACCTCAACATCCCGGTCGAGTACGGCGGCCAAGGTCTGGACCACGTCACCGAGCTAATTGTAAGCGAGGAGCTATCCCGGGGCTGTGCTGGCATCGCTACCATGCTGGGAGCCAACGGCCTAGCTGTTACCCCCATCCTGATTGCCGGAACTGAGGAGCAAAAGCGGAAATACCTTACCTATTTGTGCGAAAAACCCCGCTTGGCCGCCTTTGGCCTTACTGAGCCCGATGCCGGGTCCGACGTCGCCTCCATCGCTACCACCGCCACCCCTGACGGCAACAGTTACATACTAAATGGGGTTAAGCACTTTATCACCAACGGCGGCATTGCCGACCTATATACGATTTTTGCTACGGTGGACCGCTCCCGAGGAGTAAGGGGCATATCTGCCTTCATTGTCCCCGGCGACACTCCTGGCCTACGGATGGGCAAGAAGGAGCGCAAGATGGGCATCCGCGCCTCCCATACTGGAGAGGTAATTCTCGAAGAGGTTCGCGTCCCTAAGGAAAACCTCCTGGGCAACGAAGGCCAAGGCTTCCGCATCGCCATGCAGACCTTGGATCGCACCCGGCCGGGCGTAGGAATCCAGGGGGTAGGGATCGCCCGGGCCGCCTATGAGGCTGCCGTCAAATATGCCAAAGAGAGAATCCAGTTTGGCAAGCCTATTGCCGCCAATCAAGCCATCCAGTTTATGTTGGCGGATATGGCCATGCTCATCGATGCGGCCAGGTTGCTTTGCTGGCGGGCAGCCTGGCAAATCGACGCCGGCAACCCTTCCTCGCTGGCCGGATCCATGGCCAAGGCCTTTGCCACCGATGTGGCCATGAAGGTAACCACCGAAGCGCTGCAGATCTTTGGCGGCTACGGGTACATGCGCGATTACCCCATGGAAAAATACATGCGGGACGCCAAGATTCACCAGATATTTGAGGGTACCAACCAAATCCAACGGGTGGTGATGTCAGCCAATATCCTCCAAGGCCGGCTTTAG